Genomic DNA from Fusarium oxysporum Fo47 chromosome IX, complete sequence:
GGCTGCAGCTGCTGCATTTGCTGATAGTCTGCCCAAGATCGGACCCATATTTGCAAGCGAGGATCCTACGCCTCTCAACATTCGCACGCTTGGGCCAGATAGCCCACAAAAGCGACTCCTGAGCCAGAAGTGGCCCCTAGCGGCCATATATACCACTAATATCAGCAAAGTATCAGGCCGGGCTAAGCTTTGGGCTCTGATGTCCGCTATTGGTCTAGGCAATTCGGCAGCATTAATTGATCCTTTCGATAATTTGTTGATGGTCATGTCTGGTGGGCCCTTCATTATCAATACCCCTTTGTTCAACCTTATCCAAGCATATACAGATGTCCGTCGAGCAACCCAGAGTCCAGGAGGAGCATCAGCTACTGACGGCCATGTTCCTCACCCAAAACGATGCAAAATAGTACTTTTCAAGGGACCTGGTACACAAGCTACCGACATTATGGATTTGGGAATCTATGGCTCAAGCTTGAATAGCCCAAATCAGAGTGGCGGAGGCTTGTTTTACTTCAAAGCTACACAGTCTCCGGAAAGCTTAGCCTCTATGATTCAGGAACTGCCGCCCCTCTACCCGACAGAGCTCGAAATTACCGCTCAGCAATTGCCCCCAATCACTCGACCTGACGTTACTGCAAAGACCGATGACAATATGTTTATCCAGTCTAGGCTGTAAGGCTACTAGAGGTTCAGAACTTAAGGGAAAGAATTTGAGAAATTGTCTGTTTTATTTGCAGTGGAGCCTTTTGGCCCAAAGCTTGTCTTCACATTTTGACTTAGTAAAACCTTACAGAGCTTCCATATTTATTCTGTTTTAAATTTTAATTTAGGACTATTCCTTGCAATTTCTTCTTTATATTGTTAGTCAATACTACTTAAATTGAACTAAATCAATAGTAAAACTATCTACCGTGTGGACCAATCTTGAGACTACCAGGTTGCTAATAGCATTATGTAATTAGCAGCATCACCATCGTTTGGGATACAGGCTCTCATCACGTTCCCTGATGTCCTAGCGTCCTGACACTGTACTTCGGGTTCGGTTTAGAGTTGAGTTTTAGCTTTGTCATCACGGACCTCAGCCATTTAAGAATACCTAATCTCTTCAACTGCTTGCGCATACCGCTCAAATACCCCTGAGATAATCTAGCTCGGGTTCGCTTTAATAGTAAGTTTCGGATTCCCAGATGCAAAGAGAGCTTGCTTGATCTCGCCTTTTCTCCCCAATTCCATacaactctcttcttcttgctaGCTGTTACAAAATCAAGCCAGTACAACTTTGGCCGCGGTTACACGGCTGTATTCAATATTCTGGCAAACGCCACCTCCAGGATTGCGATCAATCACAATGGCACGGGTGGGTCATAAGGAATCTCGCCACAGTTGCTTGAGGTGCAAGAAAAGGCGTGTAAAGGTACGTCGAATCCAGCCCTGTTGCGGGACCCAAATTTACTTTGGGGTGAGTAAGTGTGACGAAGAAGTTCCCTGTGCAGCGTGTACGCGACATAAAGTGCTATGCAGCCTACAATTTGACGGCGGACAAGGTCGAGACTTGCCGTTAgcttcaaggagaagcaCAAAGAAGGCAAGTGCTTCCACGGTACATGAGATCGACACTTTTGTAGGGAGGCCTATACTCACTAATTGTAGGAATCCCCAGGaaactcatcatcgtccGCCTTTTCGCTCCCCACTTCTCTTGATTTATTCAGCCACCCAGAACCAGAGCAGTCAGGCTCGTGGATATTGGATGCTGAGCTTATCCACCACTACACCATGGCGTCCTATGGAACTTTGCCGCATGCCCCAGAGGTTTGTCATGCCTTGCGTTCAGGTGTAGTTCGCGAGGCTTTGTCACATCCATATTTGCTGCATGAGCTTCTGGCCTTTGCTGGATTCCACCTCGCATCCCTTAATCCGAATGATCGGCATCGATACTCTTTGCGTGCCTTCCACCATCAAAAAATGGCTGCTGGGAAGATGAGGGAGGATATTGCCATAATGAATTCGACAAACTGCCATGCTCTATTTCTGACATCGATATTTCTAATCGTCAACGCCTTCGCTGAACCATTCGATTGCACAATTACTGGCAATACTTTCTCCCCAACCAAAGCTGTCGTCGACATATTTTCTCTTGTCGCAGGCATAAAACTCATCTTCCATTCATCGGGTCTCGATCTCGGGTCGAGCCCTTTAAATGTGCTCTTCATAGGACCTGGCAGCAACAAATGTGATCCATACCGCCTTCAATCGCTTCTTGAACAGCTTCCTGAGCTGCGGAGTAGAACATATGAAGCAAAGGGGATTGAAGAGACTCAGAAGAAGGTCTTGATTGCGTCAATCGAAGCTCTTCAGAGCTGCATTGATACCGTCAGTAGACAAAGAGCTCCAGGCATTTCAATCGAAATCAGCGCATTATTTGTTTTGGCCGGTGATGCTTCCTAAGGAGTTCTTGGATCTGGCCCGAGATGGTCACCCCATGGCTTAGGTATTACTGGCTTACTACAGCGTCATATCAAATTGGGCACAGCCCGAATACTGGTTTCTTAACTCATGGTCTAAGCGACAGGCACCGCCAAATTCTTCCCGCCtgaagaggatgttgaggttCCAATATTGGCACAATTCGCCGATTACCTATCTCCCAAAGTTCGCGCGGTTACAGTGGATGACGAAGGACTGATTGTGGAAGTCTCCGCTGATCCAGAACAAGACGATACTGGGTTTATCGGATATCTACCTTTCACGGCCACCAAATCACTTCACGATTGCCGTACAGTCCACTACTCGAAGCTGCAGGAGCCTGATCGGCTTGGACcaggtgttgaagaaatgTCAAAATATgaataataattagttattCTGATAGCTCAATTAGCTATAACTAAAGGCTTAACGTTCTGTTTCTATATATTGTGGTGGGTGCTCATTTGCTGTCGCTTGCTCATAAGACGGTGCGGTTGAGCTTCCTTGACCATTGACAGCGTCTTCGAAGATCCGGGCTCGTAACTGTTGCAGTTTTTCTCTTGCTTGTTTCAGGTCCTCACCTGCAGCATCCCTCTTATCAGTCCATAcgctcctcttctcctcagccaATCGCAGCTCCTCGTCTACAATCGCGCCCGCCGCAGCTATACCCTCTGCTGTTGCTTTAATCTCCCGATGGAACAAGTAGTCAGTCACCGGTGTGTTGATCAAGTCGTCGAGTCTGCCAGCAGCGCTTTTCCCGTCCGCGACCTTGGGCATTATAAACCCGCCGACTTCGGGATCGAGCTCGTGAGCCAGAGCGAGGAATTGCGAAGCCTCAGCCAGACTACGCCGGACCAGGCCCAACTCTTCACGCTCTTTCCGGTCAGCAACAGCGGAATTAAAGTTACGATTAGCTCTTATTCCAGCTCCGGCTTTCAGATCAAAGATATCTGATTCGGAGATTTTGAGCGCCTTTGCTGCGCTTCCGGCGGCGAAGGTGACGCGTGAGCGAGCCATTGTGATATAGTTAAACACTGAAGCCACTTGGCTATAGCGGCTCTGTATGGGAACAAATATCTTGAGAACGTCAATGTCATGCCCTAAAGAAAACGACGGAAAATAATTTTAGTTATTACCTGTTGAGCTGCTTTCATCTCTGCCTCGAGcacatcttcttcagcattaTCTGGCGAAGGCCCATCAAAGACAACTGCATAAAGGTTATCAAGATCATTCAGGGCCTGCACACGTTGCTCGAGCATGTGTTCTAACTTCTGCCTCCGCTCCTTCATGTCATCcagcttggccttgagctctttgCGCGTCTTGTCCGCCTTGGCCTGCCACTCCAGCAACTCTATCACGTCattctcctccttggtgagcTTTTCCTTATACTGTGAACCAGCAAAGAACTTTTTTATGTGGCTGCCTCGTAGATCTTCAAATTCCTTCTGTTCCTTTTTAAGTCGAGCGGACAATTCGCTATATAACGCGTCTGCATCATACCATATGTTTTTGAGTGCAGCAAGGTCGAGTTTGACCTGGGTTAGAGTGGCTGCAGTATCTTCAGTGGCAGCGATAACCGAGAGGAGTCGCTCTCCTTCAGCTGCTGCCGCACTGATTCGATCTTTAGGGGACTCAATTGTAGGCACCATGGAGAGCGACTTTTTGTAATTTTGTTGTGAGAAATTGATTGTATGTCAGATGgactttttataaataagttgGTTATCTTAAAGCAGATCCCAATATTCTATTCTAAGTTAAATACAATATAAAACTTGATAAGAACTTTAACATAAATGCCTCATAAAGATTTTCAGCTAAAGCTTTCAGCCGCACTGCCCAAACTCAAAGAGGCTGTCCAATTGAAGATCTTTAGTAATCTTCAATGTGAGGGGTAATAACCTAGGTAAGGATGTGGTTTCGGCTTGGATATAACTACAGGTTAAGTCATTACCTCTAGAGGACGTGTCTATCAGCCAAGCGCGTCATTAGTTAAGACGAAGAAAATTAAATATTCTGCGGCATTAACTCCACAAACTAGGAGTTAATTCCCCGGTaatttagtaattaaaacATTCTATATAActtaagattatataaggtatcTCGGAGTTATTTAAGAgatttaattataaactaATTAGAAATCCAATATCTACTCCAGTGTTATAAATGCTAGCCTTAAAGAGCCAAAGCTCTGGTACCCTCTCAGAGTCTGGACAAGATAGTAAGAGCAAAAGTTGCCTGCAGAGTTTATACAGTTTCTAAATAAGCAACGTCTCAGGGCGAAGGTAatttaactattataaaatataacCAAGTCCATCGTCCCCTAGTCTACTCGAACAAATTCCGTCCCATCGTAGGGACTAATGATGCTAACGACTGTTGTATCCTCCATATTGAAGATGAGCTCATCAGCAGTCCCAGAGGCTCCAATATTCATCCAAGCCTGACTCTGGTCGAACAATCCTCCTTTGCCGCCCTCAACGGCAGCACGAGGTGCAGGGGTTGCAAGTCCAGAAACCACGCGGAAAGCTGTAGAAAACTTGCCCTTGATATTGTATTGTGCGGCTAGAGAGCGAGAGTTGGAGTAGAGACCCATTGGGTAGAGGCGTGACGAAGTATCCTCAACTGCGTCTTGTCCTTTAACGTACCAGGACTTCAACTTTAATCCAGGCTCTCCTTTCGTGACTtcgatggtgatgtttgTTGTCTCAGAACCCTTGACGACGAATGTACCGGTGAGGCTCTTCTCGGCACTTTCCGCCGCGGCGTACTCAGCTGCTGTGATGAAGGTTGTTCCTGTAACGTCGCGAAGTGGCCATCGGGCAGGGGTGGCAGTTTCGCCGGCAATCAGAATCGAGAAGCCAATACCATGGTCTGGCGAAAGGGCGATAAAGCAAGTATAATCATTGTTACCGCCAGCTTTGAGATATAGGTCAGAGACACGGGTGCGGTTCGAGCCAGGGCCAGTAGGGAGGGTGAGACGTGTGATTTCCCAGGGTGCCCCGACAAGCTCGACAAGGGTGCCAGTGCTACTGCGAGGCTTCATCCACTCCCGAGTAGTAGAAGATGAGAGGAGGTCGGAGTTCAGGATAGAGATTCCCGCGAGTCGCAGGTCTTTGGCAGATGAATAGATGCCACCAGATCTTCTCGTCATTAGTTTATTTCACCAACAGCACATTCCGAAACTTGACTTACCCAGCCACAATAGGGACATCAATGCCCCATGACTTGAGCCCAGTCCGGGCTACGGCATCCACGTCCGAGCCATTGGGAACCACTGCAGAGGAAGAGTCCATTCCAAGTGGTTCAAATATAACATCTTTAATTGCGTCTTTGTACTCTTGGCCAGTAAGCCGCTCAAGGATCAGAGTCAGAACGCCAAACCCGGCATCGGAGTACAGCGCACTTCGCCAAGGGCCCATAGTAGGGACCTGTGTATCCCGCATAAATTCAAGAAAGCCTGGTCTTGTAAGTAAGGGCCCAATCCACTAGGTGTCCTACTTACCTTCTCGATCGTCTCCAGTGGTATTCGGGTTGAGTTTAAAGTATTCTATTGTTTAAGTCAATACTCAGTGGACCACCTAAGGTACTGCCGCAAACTTACCTCCAGGGCCACTGGTGCCAGCCTGATGTGTAGCAAGTGCTCCCACAGTAATTTCACTCCAGTCGATTCTCTCCAGTGGGTTACTAGACGAATTACCCAAAAGCTCAGGCAGAAAAATGGACACAGGATAGCTTAATGCCTCAATGCCAGCCTTAGCAATGATAGCATACACAGTGAAGACCTTTGTCACGCTGCCAGTCCTGAAGATTGTATCCTCAGTCAGTTTTCCCTTTGTGAGAGTATCTTTGTATGTATCGCCAACATGGAAGTAACTGTAAAGCGAATCATTGGTCGAGGCTGAAAAGACATCAACCGCAAAAATGAGGTCTGTTTTATTCAGGATCTTGGTATCAAAGAGTTCTTCGACCAATGATGGGAActtttccttggcttcaTTGAGGAAATCTGTCTTAGAAATGTCGAAGTTAGGGAGAAAAGAGGGGCCAGTAAGAGGAACATCATTTGAGAGGATGACGCTGGCTGTTGCAGAGCCAGCAAGGCCCATATAGGCCAAAGATTCGAAACGCATGTTGAGTAGTATGAGTGAAGTGTAATGTCTCTTGGGATAATTTCAATCTTTAGCAAGTCTTGAACTCTTAAATACAGATTTGATTCTTAACATTGCTGTGCATATCGTCACCAAGCAATTTGACATCATACCTGTTGTAAGGCTGAGAGCGGCACGTCGATACTGGAAAGAGTTTAGCCTCGTAGATCGTGCAAGAAGTGGGCCAAGCAACAAGCCTGTAATTTGCCTAGCGATCCATCCATCCAGAAGGAGGTTTAGTTTCAGTGCTTGGATGAGCAAAATGATCCCATTTCCAGCATTTCCTTGCTTGTTTGACTTTCTGCGCCTTGGCTGTGCAGGTGTCCCAGTCGCTGATCTAGACGTATTAGAAGCTAAGCCAGTGTACCGCCCTTTGGCCACATTATCTGACTGGGCCGATGACCTAGCTGAAGTTCGGCTGTGCCTTGCTGACAAGGGTTGCGTACTTGTTACAGGAATGACCGCCCGGATGGACAGTTTAACCGATCCTCCGGAGCGCAGCGTACGTCTTGAAGCGGTGTTCCTTTTTTCGGCTGATATCTACAGAGTTACATTGGCTATTCAATGCAGATGGCACATATAACCAAAACCTGCTTCTTCTAAGAAACACAAGTTAGTATCTGCATATTTTTTGCATAATGGTCTTAAGCGTTTCGCGCAACAGCTTGCATGTTCTTTGTTATTGAATGGCGCGACTTCGTAGGTTTAACTGCGATAGGGGAAGACGCGCTGGGCAGATAAGATACGATAAGATAAGACACTAGGGTACCCTAAACTTGGGCATTTTAAATGTCTTATTtgtttttatattatatattttaacaAGTaaaagtcttattaaagaaaatagcttataatttaaattacattttattattatcttaaaagTATCCTCTATTATACAACTTAAGAGCACCAAATATAAAAATGTTATTACCATAATCCTATACCCTTTCTCAAACAGCAACATCAAGTCTCATGACGTGAATAACTAATAGCGAGGCAAGCTGGCTCCTCTTACtatttatctttaataaatGCTCTCGTTTTAGGCGAAAACCTTACTAAGTTAAGGGCCAACTTCCGACACAGCCTCATCTATTGATGTCTTGCTTCGCAATGGACCGACAAGCTTGGTTTGTCATGAACTTGGTCACCCTTTGTTCCTTCAGCAGGCAATTTCCGATCATAGCCGGCAATTCGCATCTTGGCAGTCCGGCAAACGTTATCATGGCGCGCCCACTTTTGAGAGTCAAGGGTGGGTACGGCGCACAACCCCCGCATTCAAGCCTATCTCAGTTTAATGCAAGTTATGCTCACAATGCAAAGTTGGGGGTAATCCCGGAGGTCTCCGAATCTCCGATCTTCAACAGTAAGCAAGCAGCTTGGAGTCGGAAGCTTCGCTCCCAGAGTGGGTTATTTTTACCTCAACATCATTAATGTAGATGTATTTAGTCTTTTGGGAATTATATCTGGCATCATCTGTCTAATATTCTGCCACATTGCCCAACACGCTGACTTTTATTAATCGAGACTGCAATAAACCCGAAAGCTACAATTCATCATGGCGAAGCTTGAGATTCCTATCATTGACTTCTCTGGTAAGCGATGACCGTTGAATCTTCTCAGCTCCCAGTCTAACTGATCTAGGATTCTACTCAGAAGACccagctgagaagaagaaggttgtaGACCAGGTCCGTGAAAGCTGTTTATACAATGGATTTTTCCAGATCCTGGGGCATTCTGTTCCTGTAGACAAGCAAGCCAAAGCCCTGCAGTGtgccaagaagctcttcaacctccctctggaggaaaaagagaaggTTTCCAAGAATAACAACACTTGGAACCGTGGTTATGAGATGCTGAGGTCACAGATTCTTGAGGAGGGCACGCAGCCAGAACTCAAAGAGGGTTTCTACATTGGCGATGAGATTCCCAAGTCTCACCCCTATTTTGTCAATAAGAAGCTCAACAGTGGCCCCAACCAGTGGCCAGAAGCCCTGGGAGACGATTTGGAGGACTTCAAGTACCAGACCATGGATTACTACAGGTCAACACTGAACCTTGCCTCTGATCTTATGCGGGTACTAGCACTTTCCCTTGACCTCAAGGAGGACTACTTCAGTGACTTCCTGGATGGTGCTGTTGCTACCATGCGGCTCCTGCACTATCCTTCTCAACCTAAGGATGCTGACGAGAAGCTTACTCGAGGTATTGGAGCCCATACCGATTTCGGTGCTATCACaatgcttcttcaagatgatgtCGATGGCCTCCAAGTCTGGGATCAGAAGAACAACACCTGGATTGATGTAAGTCTCGACGCCACTGATTTTAGAAGAAGGCAAGTCTGACAATCCTCATTAGGTCCAGCCAACCAAGGGAGCATTCGTTGTTAATCTGGGCAACCTGATGGCTCGATGGACAAATGAGAAGTACAAGAGCAACGTCCATCGCGTCATCAACAAGACTGGTAAAGAGCGATACTCCATCCCAGTCTTTGTATCTGGCAACCCCGATTACGTTGTAGACTGTATCCCAACCTGCAAATCACCTGGGGAGGCGGCCAAGTTCAAGCCAGCTACTGTCGAGGAGGTCGTGTCAGCATCTTATGCGGAGTCATACGGAAGAGCTCAATTGTACAAGCAGGgcctggagaagaaggctgagagcAAGGTGGAAAGTACGCCTCTTCAGCAGGTCGCAGCTTGATGTATCATTGTATCTAAGTTCTATGTGGTGATacaagctctcagccacaggtccCAGTATCATTGTATCATTACTACTCGTATGTCGTTACAAGTCTTGGCTATTAAATGAATGGTTCGTTTAATAAACCGGTTCCGATGCAAAATGTCATAGATGCATTCAAAATAATGAACCCTAGGCTAAAGAGGGCGCTTACTTGGGTTTGCCTGATCTATTTGcgccatctcctcagcaCTTCATCCCTTGTAGATCTTGAAGCGATAGCTTAAATTCAGCAGTAGAAAATCCAACGTTTCATCCGTCGAGACTCTATCTATCGATGCACTGCAGGGAATTGACAAAAATGCTTTCCATTACCTCGAATCCGGCTCCTAAACAACCCGCTTGACTTTTTTTACTACATTCACAATAGAGAACAAGAGGTTCATAAATTAAAATCGATCATAGTGGGTTTCATGCCGCCATTCATTAACCTGCAATCACACCTGATACGATAACATCAAGAGAACGCGCACCGACTGAACAAGAACCATGTCCAGAGGAGTCCCCTCATAAGGCATCGCGGGTGAGCTTCCCGGATAGATACACTTGTGGGTTGGGATGGGGATAAGGAGGGGGTAAAAGCGCCATTGGGACGGCTCCTGATTATCTCCCATGTTATTCCCCACTTAGATAAAGCTGTCGGATGAGACGATCCTACACCAGGTGCCCCCATTTTTGATGGTAGGTTACTGTAGTATGCCAAGTAAATGGTACCAAAAGAAGCTATATTAACTGATTGAGATGGATGTACTGGGTACGAATACCTCATATGAAGCCCACTTCCAATGTGCTGGCTGAGATAGAGTCGTTTCCCCTCCGCAGAGATTCAAGATCATTGGCTTACGGATCGTGGTCTCGGTTGCAGATATCACAATGATACAGCCAGTGGCATGGCTATAGAAAGGGTAGCACTTGCACAATGACGAGTAATGTGTTACCAGaaatcaacaacttcatTCATGCAGGAACCACTTGGGGATAACTGACAACCGCATTATCGCAATGGCTTCCGACGATAAGCACAAACATCATGAGTCTCTGGCCTTTGACCAGGAGAACGGTTCCCagattgttgttgatgcagCTGCTGAGCGATCGTACCGTCAGTGGCCTTGAAAAGAACCCGTGAAATATCCCATGCTGACATTGGGTAGTGCGCAAGATGGACGCATGGCTCCTGTCATATCTGAGCGTCATGTACTTTTTCAATGCTGTTGACAGAGTAAGTCTTGCCCCAGATACCAGTTACTCTTCTAACGAAACCAGAGTAACCTGGGAAACGCCGAGACAGATGGAATGAGCAAAGACCTCAACTTCAAGGGCGAAGAGTTCTCACTTTTAATCCTCCTCTTTTATGTTCCAAATGGCCTCTGCGATCTTCCACTTAACCTTCTTCTGAAGAAATTCTCTGGTAGAATCATGCTGCCGTCCCTCATGGTCGGCTGGGGTTCCATGGCCTTGTTACAAGCTGCCTGTAAGAACTTTGCAGGCATGTTGGCCATCCGTCTCCTGTTGGGGTAAGTTGTAACAACCTCCGTATGTAAATTATGAACTTGTCCTAACAGCTCACAGTGCTTTTGAAGCCGGTTTCTTTGCTGGTGCGGTCTTTTACCTGACACTCTTTTACCAGCGCGGCGAACTTGGCTTTCGTATCGCGATCTTCTTTGGCAGTGCGCTGCTTGCTAGTGCTTTCTCGGGTCTGATTTCGTTTGGAGTCTTCCAGATCAAGGTATCCCATATTCATGGTTGGATGTGGCTATTTTTAATCGAAGGTAAGCCAAAGGTGCTGCGAGGGGGAACTGAGAATATTCCTTGCTGACCAGGGGAAATCTCAGGTACAATGACTGTGTTGTTGGGAATCCTTGCCTTTTGGTGGCTTCCCGCCGACCCG
This window encodes:
- a CDS encoding cytidine deaminase-like protein, whose product is MLSIKGISEYAEAIYDPTPYAQDAVAMAQQAFNQPTYGVGGVLLDNDTGAILYQMHNNVITENAINDPTAHGERQIIYWYLKHAAALPEPSKLTVVTTLDPCVMCTGAFLATGINVVTMSYDANAGINWNQKWNFQGLPANLREQAQQQFSYFAVPELQLNWQGPKRSVFYEKAISGQLSQAAAAAFADSLPKIGPIFASEDPTPLNIRTLGPDSPQKRLLSQKWPLAAIYTTNISKVSGRAKLWALMSAIGLGNSAALIDPFDNLLMVMSGGPFIINTPLFNLIQAYTDVRRATQSPGGASATDGHVPHPKRCKIVLFKGPGTQATDIMDLGIYGSSLNSPNQSGGGLFYFKATQSPESLASMIQELPPLYPTELEITAQQLPPITRPDVTAKTDDNMFIQSRL
- a CDS encoding beta-lactamase/transpeptidase-like protein — translated: MRFESLAYMGLAGSATASVILSNDVPLTGPSFLPNFDISKTDFLNEAKEKFPSLVEELFDTKILNKTDLIFAVDVFSASTNDSLYSYFHVGDTYKDTLTKGKLTEDTIFRTGSVTKVFTVYAIIAKAGIEALSYPVSIFLPELLGNSSSNPLERIDWSEITVGALATHQAGTSGPGEYFKLNPNTTGDDREGFLEFMRDTQVPTMGPWRSALYSDAGFGVLTLILERLTGQEYKDAIKDVIFEPLGMDSSSAVVPNGSDVDAVARTGLKSWGIDVPIVAGSGGIYSSAKDLRLAGISILNSDLLSSSTTREWMKPRSSTGTLVELVGAPWEITRLTLPTGPGSNRTRVSDLYLKAGGNNDYTCFIALSPDHGIGFSILIAGETATPARWPLRDVTGTTFITAAEYAAAESAEKSLTGTFVVKGSETTNITIEVTKGEPGLKLKSWYVKGQDAVEDTSSRLYPMGLYSNSRSLAAQYNIKGKFSTAFRVVSGLATPAPRAAVEGGKGGLFDQSQAWMNIGASGTADELIFNMEDTTVVSIISPYDGTEFVRVD